From Mycobacterium lacus, one genomic window encodes:
- the rplT gene encoding 50S ribosomal protein L20: MARVKRAVNAHKKRRTVLKASKGYRGQRSRLYRKAKEQQLHSLNYAFRDRRARKGEFRKLWISRINAAARANDITYNRLIQGLKAAGIEVDRKNLADIAVSDPAAFTALVDVARAALPEDVNAPSGEAA; encoded by the coding sequence ATGGCACGCGTGAAGCGGGCAGTCAACGCCCACAAGAAGAGGCGCACCGTCCTGAAGGCCTCGAAAGGCTATCGCGGCCAGCGATCCCGGCTCTACCGCAAAGCCAAAGAGCAGCAGCTGCATTCGCTGAACTACGCCTTCCGTGACCGCCGCGCGCGCAAGGGCGAGTTCCGCAAGTTGTGGATTTCGCGAATCAATGCCGCTGCGCGCGCCAACGACATCACCTACAACCGGTTGATCCAGGGCCTCAAGGCCGCGGGCATCGAGGTGGACCGCAAAAACCTCGCTGACATCGCGGTCAGCGATCCGGCGGCGTTCACTGCGCTCGTCGACGTGGCCCGGGCGGCCCTGCCCGAGGATGTCAACGCGCCCTCCGGAGAGGCTGCCTGA
- a CDS encoding oxygenase MpaB family protein yields MTATSTTSADPLGPDSLTWKYFGDLRTGMMGVWIGAIQNMYPELGAGVEEHSILLREPLQRVARSVYPIMGVVYDGDRAAQTGQQIKGYHRTIKGVDAAGRRYHALNPETFYWAHATFFMLVIKVAEYFCGGLTEAEKRQLFDEHVQWYRMYGMSMRPVPKSWEDFQEYWERVGRERLEINQATLDIFNMRIPKPKFVLIPTPIWDQLFRPLVAGQRWIAAGLFEPAVREKAGMRWTPGDEILLRLFGKFVELAFLAVPDEIRLHPRALAAYRRAEGRLPSDAPLVEAPRFMAPPRDRRGLPMHYFPPRPRSPFDPARALMERAGSLVHSTLSIAGLRPARGRTRAA; encoded by the coding sequence ATGACCGCGACATCGACGACATCCGCTGATCCACTCGGACCCGATTCCCTGACTTGGAAATATTTCGGAGACCTGCGCACGGGAATGATGGGTGTGTGGATCGGCGCGATCCAGAACATGTATCCAGAGCTCGGCGCCGGTGTCGAGGAGCACTCAATCCTGCTGCGCGAACCGTTGCAACGGGTGGCCCGGTCGGTGTACCCGATCATGGGCGTCGTCTACGACGGCGACCGGGCGGCACAGACCGGCCAGCAGATCAAGGGCTACCACCGCACGATCAAAGGAGTCGACGCGGCGGGGCGCCGCTATCACGCGCTGAATCCGGAGACGTTCTACTGGGCCCACGCCACATTTTTCATGCTGGTGATCAAGGTGGCCGAGTACTTCTGCGGAGGCTTGACCGAGGCCGAAAAGCGACAACTGTTCGACGAGCACGTGCAGTGGTATCGGATGTACGGGATGAGCATGCGCCCGGTGCCGAAGTCGTGGGAAGACTTCCAGGAGTACTGGGAGCGCGTCGGCCGCGAGCGGCTGGAGATCAACCAGGCGACCCTGGACATCTTCAACATGCGGATCCCCAAGCCGAAGTTCGTGCTGATCCCCACCCCGATCTGGGACCAACTGTTCAGGCCGTTGGTGGCGGGTCAGCGCTGGATCGCGGCGGGCCTATTCGAGCCCGCCGTTCGGGAGAAGGCCGGGATGCGCTGGACACCGGGCGACGAGATCTTGCTCAGGTTGTTCGGAAAGTTCGTCGAGCTGGCTTTCCTGGCGGTGCCCGACGAGATCCGCCTGCACCCGCGCGCGCTGGCCGCCTACCGCAGGGCCGAGGGGCGGCTGCCAAGCGACGCGCCGCTGGTCGAAGCGCCCCGTTTCATGGCGCCACCGCGCGACCGACGCGGGCTGCCGATGCACTACTTCCCCCCTCGTCCCCGCTCCCCTTTCGACCCCGCCAGGGCCCTGATGGAGCGCGCGGGATCGCTGGTGCACAGCACGTTGTCGATCGCCGGCCTGCGGCCGGCCCGGGGGCGCACTCGGGCGGCCTGA
- the rpmI gene encoding 50S ribosomal protein L35, translated as MPKAKTHSGASKRFRRTGTGKIVRQKANRRHLLEHKPTRRTRRLDGRTVVSANDTKRVNSLLNG; from the coding sequence ATGCCCAAGGCCAAGACCCACAGCGGGGCGTCGAAGCGGTTCCGGCGCACCGGGACCGGCAAGATCGTCCGTCAGAAAGCTAACCGCCGGCATCTGCTCGAGCACAAGCCGACCAGGCGCACCCGGCGGCTGGACGGCCGCACGGTGGTGTCGGCCAACGACACCAAGCGGGTCAATTCGCTGCTGAACGGCTGA
- a CDS encoding TrmH family RNA methyltransferase, whose product MLTERSARVVAAVKLHRHVGRRRAGRFLAEGPNLVEAASARGLVRDVFVTEPAARRHQSLLTGQRAPVHVVTERAAKALSDTVTPAGLVAVCEMPETRLEDVLTGSPRLIAAAVEISEPGNAGTVIRIADAMGAAAVVLAGHGVDPYNGKCLRASAGSIFSIPVVVAPDARAAVTALRAAGLQVLATTLDGELPLHEADLAAPTAWLFGPESHGLPAVIADAADHRVRIPMSGGAESLNVAAAAAICLYQSARALAALPEP is encoded by the coding sequence GTGCTCACCGAGCGCTCGGCGCGAGTGGTCGCGGCGGTCAAGCTGCATCGCCACGTCGGCCGGCGGCGCGCGGGGCGGTTTCTCGCCGAGGGCCCTAACCTGGTCGAGGCCGCGTCGGCGCGCGGGCTGGTCCGGGACGTGTTTGTGACCGAGCCCGCGGCGCGGCGGCACCAGTCACTGCTGACCGGGCAGCGGGCGCCGGTCCATGTGGTGACCGAGCGCGCCGCAAAAGCGCTGTCCGACACGGTAACTCCGGCGGGTTTGGTCGCGGTGTGCGAAATGCCGGAGACCCGGCTTGAGGATGTGCTGACCGGCTCACCCCGGCTGATCGCGGCCGCCGTCGAGATCAGCGAGCCAGGCAACGCGGGCACGGTGATCCGGATCGCCGACGCGATGGGAGCCGCGGCCGTCGTCCTCGCGGGACATGGCGTCGATCCGTACAACGGCAAATGTCTGCGCGCCTCGGCCGGCAGCATCTTCTCGATCCCGGTTGTCGTCGCGCCCGATGCCCGCGCCGCCGTCACGGCGTTGCGCGCGGCCGGGCTGCAGGTGCTGGCCACCACGCTGGACGGCGAGCTGCCCCTTCACGAGGCTGACCTCGCCGCGCCGACGGCATGGCTGTTCGGACCGGAATCACACGGCTTGCCGGCCGTAATTGCCGACGCTGCCGACCACCGCGTGCGCATCCCGATGTCCGGTGGCGCGGAGAGCCTGAACGTGGCCGCCGCCGCGGCGATCTGCCTCTATCAGAGCGCGCGGGCGCTGGCCGCACTCCCTGAACCCTAG